In Herbaspirillum seropedicae, a single window of DNA contains:
- a CDS encoding DUF1330 domain-containing protein codes for MTQPMFVLVQFDVKDFPTYFEQYGSLMKAEVEKFGGAFLAATGDAVAQEGQSSGNFTALIRFPSQEAAAEMYASPSYAPLKAKRINELTNSGNVIFLPGL; via the coding sequence GTGACACAGCCGATGTTTGTCCTCGTGCAGTTCGATGTAAAGGACTTCCCCACCTATTTCGAGCAATACGGTTCCCTGATGAAGGCCGAGGTGGAGAAGTTTGGCGGAGCGTTTCTTGCCGCCACAGGGGATGCCGTGGCGCAGGAAGGCCAATCCAGCGGCAACTTCACCGCCCTCATTCGCTTTCCTTCTCAAGAAGCTGCGGCCGAAATGTATGCGTCGCCAAGCTATGCACCATTGAAGGCCAAGCGCATCAACGAGCTTACGAATAGCGGGAATGTGATTTTCCTGCCGGGACTATGA
- a CDS encoding citrate synthase family protein translates to MSNYLNSTEAAARLGVSRQTLYAYVSRGLLHAEPGATARESRYFAADVERVAAQRAHGRKPKEVAKAALNWGAPVLESSITLIDGGRLFYRGVDALSLAEHASLEEVAAGLWQCDRRTAFGPHGAASPAVLRALFRHYGDQRAEEVLLPLFAVASDDASTAIWQKAVERQAQGCGDLVRILAACLLRTRPDTSPIHVQCARAWGVGRAGGELIRMALVLCADHELNASSFTSRCVASTDASLRAVVIAGLAGLSGGRHGATTGRVEALWDELGTRDVDRKMRERLSRGDDLPGFGHTLYPDGDPRASYLLSQILPRHSPWAAMIDAGITLTGQKPSVDFALVALRRHLRLPVGAAFGLFALGRSIGWIAHGLEQREQHHLIRPRAVYIGPQPEDGQAEPGRPRSRARSAGRQTQQGSVPKGDLPAGFFKTR, encoded by the coding sequence ATGTCGAACTACCTCAACTCGACCGAAGCCGCTGCACGGCTCGGTGTGTCCCGGCAAACGCTGTACGCCTACGTCAGCCGCGGCCTGCTGCACGCGGAGCCCGGCGCCACGGCGCGCGAGAGCCGCTATTTCGCCGCCGACGTCGAGCGCGTCGCGGCACAGCGCGCACACGGACGCAAGCCCAAGGAAGTGGCGAAGGCCGCGCTGAACTGGGGTGCTCCCGTGCTCGAATCGAGCATCACCTTGATCGATGGCGGACGGCTCTTCTATCGCGGCGTGGATGCACTCAGCCTGGCTGAGCATGCCAGCCTGGAGGAGGTGGCGGCCGGCCTCTGGCAATGCGACAGGCGGACTGCCTTTGGTCCTCACGGCGCCGCCTCTCCAGCAGTCTTGCGAGCACTCTTCCGGCACTACGGCGATCAACGGGCGGAGGAAGTCCTGCTGCCGCTTTTCGCCGTGGCCAGCGACGATGCCTCGACCGCCATCTGGCAGAAGGCGGTCGAGCGCCAGGCGCAGGGCTGTGGCGACCTGGTGCGGATTCTGGCGGCATGCCTGCTGCGGACCCGTCCCGACACCAGCCCGATCCACGTGCAATGTGCGCGGGCATGGGGCGTGGGGCGTGCGGGGGGCGAGCTGATCCGGATGGCGCTGGTGCTCTGCGCCGACCACGAGCTCAATGCGTCCAGCTTCACCAGCCGCTGCGTGGCCTCGACGGACGCCAGTCTGCGGGCAGTGGTGATCGCCGGCCTGGCAGGGCTGTCTGGCGGACGACATGGTGCGACTACGGGTCGCGTAGAAGCGTTATGGGATGAACTCGGCACGCGTGACGTCGACAGGAAGATGCGCGAGCGGCTCTCGAGAGGGGACGATCTGCCCGGCTTCGGGCACACACTCTATCCGGATGGCGATCCACGGGCGAGCTATCTGCTCTCCCAGATCCTGCCGCGCCATTCTCCCTGGGCCGCCATGATCGACGCCGGAATCACCCTCACGGGCCAGAAGCCCTCGGTGGATTTCGCCCTGGTGGCGCTGCGCAGGCATCTGAGGCTTCCGGTGGGTGCAGCGTTCGGCCTGTTTGCGCTCGGTCGCTCGATAGGGTGGATTGCGCACGGACTGGAGCAGCGCGAGCAGCACCACCTGATCCGGCCCCGTGCGGTGTACATAGGACCGCAACCTGAAGATGGCCAAGCCGAGCCAGGGCGGCCGCGATCACGCGCACGCTCGGCAGGCCGGCAAACACAGCAAGGCAGCGTGCCGAAAGGCGATCTGCCTGCTGGCTTTTTCAAGACCCGATAG
- a CDS encoding CoA transferase — protein sequence MENDQVTQAASQHLREFWTALGGAPALAATCGFGGTGELVSAFRVTDLAAAAIGAAATAAAELLQASTGHLPAVHVDRRMASLWFGASLHPLGWTMPPLWDAIAGNYRARDRWIRLHTNAPHHRQAALSVLDCAADQESVRQAVAGWDADTLEAAIVARGGCAAVMYSREEWAAHPQGKAVAAEPLLHVATGARVSTRAWEPSRDRPLRGIRVLDLTRILAGPVATRFLAGLGAEVLRIDPYGWEEPNTVPEVVLGKRCARLNLKDPADLDTLRRLMGHADILVHGYRSDALAKLGLDAAQRRELNPALIDVSLDAYGWSGAWQCRRGFDSLIQMSTGIAEAGMRVMGSAAPVNLPVQAIDHATGYLMAAAALRGLTLRMTRGVGIEVRASLARTAAVLQLRTEPMREVSGFAAETPVDRCAHVEPTSWGPAARLLPPVQIEGAPLAWRYPARALGAYEPEWLPSNELL from the coding sequence ATGGAGAACGATCAAGTGACACAAGCTGCGTCGCAGCATCTGCGGGAATTCTGGACAGCCCTGGGAGGCGCTCCCGCGTTGGCCGCGACGTGCGGCTTTGGTGGAACCGGGGAGCTGGTGTCCGCATTCCGGGTAACCGACCTGGCCGCAGCGGCCATTGGCGCGGCCGCAACGGCGGCAGCCGAGTTGCTGCAGGCCTCGACCGGTCACTTGCCGGCGGTTCACGTCGACCGGCGCATGGCCTCGCTCTGGTTTGGCGCGTCGCTGCATCCGCTGGGATGGACGATGCCGCCGCTATGGGACGCGATCGCCGGCAATTATCGGGCGCGTGATCGCTGGATCCGCTTGCACACCAATGCGCCGCATCACCGCCAGGCCGCGCTGTCCGTGCTCGACTGCGCGGCGGATCAGGAATCGGTGCGGCAAGCGGTGGCAGGCTGGGACGCCGACACGCTGGAAGCGGCCATTGTCGCGCGCGGTGGTTGTGCTGCTGTGATGTATTCCCGCGAGGAATGGGCCGCGCACCCGCAAGGCAAGGCGGTCGCCGCCGAGCCCTTGCTGCATGTCGCGACCGGGGCCCGCGTCAGTACGCGCGCATGGGAGCCGTCGCGGGATCGGCCATTGCGTGGAATCCGCGTGCTCGATCTCACGCGCATTCTCGCCGGTCCTGTCGCCACCCGCTTCCTCGCCGGCCTGGGGGCCGAAGTGTTGCGCATCGATCCCTATGGGTGGGAAGAACCGAACACGGTGCCGGAAGTCGTCCTGGGAAAGCGCTGTGCGCGGCTGAATCTGAAAGACCCGGCCGACCTCGATACGCTGCGGCGATTGATGGGCCATGCCGATATCCTTGTCCACGGTTATCGTTCCGATGCGCTCGCCAAGCTCGGCCTGGACGCTGCGCAACGGCGCGAACTCAATCCCGCACTGATCGATGTCTCGCTCGATGCCTATGGCTGGTCCGGTGCATGGCAGTGCCGGCGCGGTTTCGACAGCCTCATCCAGATGAGCACCGGCATCGCCGAGGCCGGCATGCGAGTGATGGGCAGCGCTGCACCGGTCAATCTGCCGGTCCAGGCCATCGACCATGCGACGGGCTATCTGATGGCGGCCGCAGCGCTGCGGGGATTGACGCTGAGAATGACGCGAGGGGTGGGAATCGAAGTGCGCGCCTCGCTGGCGCGTACTGCAGCGGTCCTGCAATTGCGCACGGAGCCCATGCGCGAGGTGAGCGGGTTCGCGGCGGAAACGCCAGTTGATCGCTGCGCGCACGTCGAACCGACGTCGTGGGGACCGGCGGCGCGACTGCTGCCACCGGTGCAGATCGAGGGCGCGCCGCTGGCATGGCGTTATCCGGCGCGCGCACTGGGGGCGTATGAACCTGAATGGTTGCCTTCGAATGAACTGCTTTAA
- a CDS encoding TetR/AcrR family transcriptional regulator: MMLIMQSKPTRKQVSHDRIVDVASRAIRRAGANGVGVADIMKEAGLTHGGFYAHFESRNALVSEAMRHAWQDTSQALMNAMARRVAAGESRFAALVNCYLHDSHLEKVEQGCVIAALSSEMTRLDEAARGDAKRLVAQLIALVRSCLPPGCDPANGAIVASTMMGALQLARTLGGKQGRELLALARKQLINQFDPVLS; the protein is encoded by the coding sequence ATGATGCTCATCATGCAGAGCAAGCCTACCCGCAAACAAGTCAGCCACGACCGTATCGTCGATGTCGCCTCGCGCGCCATCAGGCGGGCGGGCGCCAATGGTGTCGGCGTGGCGGACATCATGAAGGAGGCTGGCCTCACCCATGGCGGTTTCTATGCGCATTTCGAATCGCGCAACGCCTTGGTGAGCGAAGCGATGAGACATGCCTGGCAAGACACATCGCAGGCGTTGATGAACGCGATGGCGCGGCGGGTGGCGGCGGGCGAAAGTCGTTTCGCAGCGCTGGTGAATTGCTATCTGCATGACAGTCATCTGGAGAAAGTCGAACAGGGTTGCGTGATCGCCGCCTTGTCTTCTGAAATGACGCGTCTGGATGAGGCGGCTCGCGGCGATGCCAAGCGGCTCGTCGCCCAGTTGATCGCGCTGGTGCGTTCATGCTTGCCGCCAGGCTGCGATCCGGCTAACGGCGCAATAGTGGCCTCAACCATGATGGGGGCATTGCAATTGGCGCGGACCTTGGGCGGCAAGCAAGGGCGTGAGTTGCTGGCGCTGGCCAGAAAGCAGTTGATAAATCAGTTCGATCCGGTTTTGTCTTGA
- a CDS encoding EamA family transporter, with the protein MERWILYAFVSMAFAGFTSVIAKLGLTGISADLGLAIRTCFVFVFVLLFAAAVVPTSQLDMLTWKNFFWLGLSGVTTAASWVFYYKAIKLGDVSTVALIDKGSVVVAVLLACWILNEAITPAKLAGAALIAGGLLVIARG; encoded by the coding sequence ATGGAACGCTGGATCCTCTATGCATTTGTTTCAATGGCTTTCGCGGGTTTCACCTCGGTGATCGCAAAGCTGGGATTGACGGGCATCTCAGCCGATCTAGGCTTGGCGATCCGGACCTGTTTCGTCTTTGTCTTCGTATTGCTCTTTGCCGCTGCCGTTGTGCCGACATCCCAGCTGGACATGCTGACGTGGAAGAACTTCTTCTGGCTCGGGCTGTCGGGCGTCACCACCGCAGCTTCGTGGGTCTTCTATTACAAAGCCATCAAGTTGGGAGACGTCTCCACAGTAGCGTTGATCGACAAAGGGAGCGTAGTCGTCGCTGTGCTGCTGGCCTGCTGGATACTCAATGAAGCGATCACACCCGCGAAGCTGGCAGGCGCTGCATTGATTGCCGGTGGCTTGTTGGTGATCGCTCGCGGCTGA
- a CDS encoding PaaI family thioesterase: MDAEKQASVWTDQQAAALQRERDGGGALGVARMEQIAGKSGMEILSAMMSGALPSPPMNETMNMTLLELDEGSAVFQGIPLLRHFNPMGTVHGGWFATLLDSALGCAVQTTLPAGQSYTTVELSVNIVRAASQQTGPLRAAARVLHRGSQMATAEASIKDESGRLYAHATTTCFVFKAPVD; encoded by the coding sequence ATGGACGCCGAAAAACAAGCCAGTGTATGGACAGATCAGCAGGCCGCCGCACTCCAGCGCGAGCGTGACGGCGGCGGCGCGCTCGGCGTGGCCCGAATGGAACAGATCGCCGGCAAGAGCGGGATGGAAATCCTCAGTGCGATGATGTCCGGAGCGCTGCCGTCGCCGCCGATGAACGAGACCATGAACATGACCCTGTTGGAACTTGACGAGGGTAGCGCCGTATTCCAGGGCATCCCGCTGCTGCGCCACTTCAACCCGATGGGGACGGTGCATGGCGGCTGGTTTGCCACGCTCCTGGATTCTGCGCTGGGTTGTGCTGTGCAAACCACGCTGCCGGCCGGGCAGAGCTATACGACGGTAGAACTGAGCGTCAATATCGTACGGGCAGCTTCGCAACAAACCGGACCGCTCCGCGCGGCTGCCAGGGTCTTGCATCGGGGCAGTCAAATGGCCACAGCAGAAGCGAGCATCAAGGATGAGAGCGGCAGGTTGTACGCCCATGCAACCACGACCTGCTTTGTATTCAAGGCTCCCGTAGATTGA
- a CDS encoding 2-hydroxychromene-2-carboxylate isomerase produces the protein MNGPAKLIEYWFDFGSNYSYLSTMRIEQAAQQAGVRVVWRPFLLGPVFQELGWSTSPFVLQKEKGAYTWKDMTRQCRKYGLPWTMPSRFPRAAVLATRVALSFEDALWMSSFCRLVMHLNFAEDRDIDSVETISEVLQALGLPFAEIIAEAQSEPNRARLREQTRQARTLGIFGAPTFFVGDEMFWGNDRLDDALAWCAGDAGVSR, from the coding sequence ATGAACGGCCCCGCCAAGCTGATTGAATACTGGTTCGACTTCGGCAGCAACTACAGCTACCTGAGCACCATGCGCATCGAGCAGGCGGCGCAGCAGGCCGGTGTACGGGTGGTATGGCGTCCCTTCCTGCTCGGGCCGGTATTCCAGGAACTGGGCTGGAGCACCTCACCGTTCGTGTTGCAGAAAGAGAAGGGGGCCTATACTTGGAAGGACATGACGCGCCAGTGCAGGAAGTACGGTTTGCCGTGGACCATGCCCAGCCGCTTTCCGCGCGCGGCGGTGCTGGCGACCCGGGTGGCGCTGAGCTTTGAGGATGCGCTCTGGATGTCCAGTTTCTGCCGCCTGGTCATGCACCTGAACTTCGCCGAGGATAGGGATATCGACAGTGTCGAGACGATCAGCGAAGTATTGCAGGCGCTGGGCCTGCCATTTGCCGAGATCATCGCCGAGGCGCAATCGGAACCCAATCGCGCCCGGCTGCGCGAACAGACCCGACAGGCCCGCACACTCGGCATCTTCGGCGCACCGACCTTCTTCGTCGGTGATGAGATGTTCTGGGGTAATGATCGCCTCGACGATGCCTTGGCCTGGTGTGCCGGCGATGCGGGTGTCAGCCGATGA
- a CDS encoding MFS transporter: MRIATVNRKPWLVVLAGAAIMSMALGSRQTFGLFISPLSYDHGLPVTLVAFAIALHNLVWGVAQSLAGALTDRHGPAPVVAFGAVCYAIGLALTALAPNGAVLVLGMGVFIGVGISCTSFGVVLPAVGRSVPAERRSSAMGLVSAGGSLGQVLMLPLVQGLRATSGMSLALMVLALLVLAVAPLGLALARTGPVAADAPRLDYSVREVIAQATAHRGYQLLTLGFFACGFQLAFIATHLPGYLELCHMPMGLAATALALIGLFNMAGSWACGWLGGRYRPQRVLGWLYLVRSTAIGLFFIAPKSSQSVTLFAAVMGLTWLGTVPLTTGLVARLFGTAHMGTLFGVCFLSHQVGSFLGAWLGGWMLEVTGSYSLLWMATFVVGIVAALLHFPIEEADGRRGGGRLARH, encoded by the coding sequence ATGCGTATTGCTACTGTCAATCGAAAACCCTGGCTGGTGGTGCTGGCCGGCGCCGCCATCATGAGCATGGCGTTAGGGTCGCGCCAGACCTTTGGCCTGTTCATCAGCCCCTTGTCGTATGACCATGGCTTGCCGGTGACCCTGGTGGCCTTTGCCATCGCCTTGCACAACCTGGTTTGGGGCGTCGCCCAGTCGCTGGCCGGGGCCCTCACGGATCGCCATGGACCGGCGCCGGTGGTGGCGTTCGGGGCAGTGTGCTATGCCATCGGCCTGGCGCTGACGGCGCTGGCGCCCAATGGGGCGGTCCTGGTGCTGGGCATGGGCGTGTTCATTGGTGTGGGGATCAGCTGCACCAGTTTCGGCGTGGTGTTGCCTGCGGTCGGGCGAAGCGTGCCCGCTGAACGTCGCAGCAGCGCCATGGGCCTGGTCAGCGCCGGTGGTTCGCTGGGCCAGGTGCTGATGCTGCCGTTGGTCCAGGGGCTGCGGGCCACGTCGGGCATGAGCCTGGCCTTGATGGTCCTGGCCTTGTTGGTGCTGGCGGTAGCGCCGCTGGGCCTGGCGCTGGCCCGCACCGGCCCGGTCGCAGCCGACGCGCCACGATTGGATTACTCGGTGCGCGAGGTGATTGCGCAGGCCACCGCCCATCGTGGCTACCAGTTGCTGACGCTGGGATTCTTTGCCTGCGGTTTCCAGCTGGCCTTCATCGCCACGCATCTGCCCGGCTATCTGGAACTGTGCCACATGCCCATGGGTCTGGCGGCGACCGCGCTGGCGTTGATCGGCCTGTTCAATATGGCCGGCAGTTGGGCCTGCGGCTGGCTGGGTGGACGTTACCGCCCGCAGCGGGTGCTGGGCTGGCTGTACCTGGTCCGCAGCACGGCCATCGGCCTGTTCTTCATCGCGCCCAAGAGCAGCCAGTCGGTCACCCTCTTTGCCGCCGTCATGGGACTGACCTGGCTGGGGACGGTACCGCTCACCACCGGTCTGGTGGCGCGCCTGTTCGGCACGGCGCACATGGGCACGCTCTTTGGCGTCTGTTTCCTGAGTCATCAGGTGGGTTCCTTCCTGGGGGCATGGCTGGGCGGATGGATGCTGGAAGTGACGGGATCGTATTCCCTGCTGTGGATGGCGACCTTCGTGGTGGGCATCGTGGCGGCGCTGCTGCACTTTCCCATCGAAGAAGCCGATGGACGCCGAGGGGGCGGCCGCCTGGCCAGGCATTGA
- a CDS encoding SDR family NAD(P)-dependent oxidoreductase, which produces MNHYDFQGRSAIITGGAQGFGYAVAERLLQGKAKVVLWDMDEKALAEARRKLESLGNVETVKVDISSQAEVQQAIEATEKLTQSIDILVHSAGIAGQNNPVAEYSPEEWRRVIDIDLNGAFYVNQVVVQRMIAQNYGRIVNIASIAGKEGNPTASAYSAAKAGMIALTKSLGKETATKNIAVNAITPAAAQTRILEQCTQAHIDYMLSKIPRARFVKVEELAAMVAWLVSEENSFTTASVFDLSGGRATY; this is translated from the coding sequence ATGAATCACTACGATTTCCAGGGCCGTAGCGCCATCATCACCGGTGGTGCACAGGGCTTTGGCTATGCCGTGGCCGAGCGCCTGTTGCAGGGCAAGGCCAAGGTGGTGCTGTGGGACATGGACGAGAAGGCGCTGGCCGAGGCGCGCCGCAAGCTGGAATCACTGGGCAATGTGGAGACCGTCAAGGTCGATATTTCCAGCCAGGCCGAGGTGCAGCAAGCCATCGAGGCCACCGAGAAACTGACCCAGTCCATCGATATCCTGGTGCATAGCGCCGGTATTGCTGGACAGAATAATCCGGTGGCGGAGTATTCCCCGGAGGAATGGCGCCGCGTCATCGATATCGACCTCAATGGCGCGTTCTACGTCAACCAGGTAGTGGTGCAACGGATGATCGCGCAGAACTATGGACGCATCGTCAATATCGCGTCCATCGCCGGCAAGGAAGGCAATCCGACCGCCTCGGCCTACAGCGCGGCCAAGGCTGGCATGATTGCCTTGACCAAGAGCCTGGGCAAGGAAACCGCCACCAAGAACATTGCGGTGAACGCCATCACCCCGGCGGCGGCGCAGACCCGCATCCTGGAACAGTGCACCCAGGCGCATATCGACTACATGCTTTCGAAGATCCCGCGTGCGCGCTTCGTGAAGGTGGAGGAGCTGGCGGCCATGGTGGCCTGGCTGGTGTCGGAAGAAAATTCCTTTACCACGGCGTCGGTGTTCGATCTCTCCGGCGGTCGCGCGACCTACTGA
- a CDS encoding CmcJ/NvfI family oxidoreductase, whose protein sequence is MNSESGSAALRIQEADASRGVHARLSYLSSHSRDPVSYAFTPPPGTPWESAQYDQQECFIADAGVYSGLGIDTNGFALLDAPTALRNPDDADEITALCYAEAIEIALAVTGGTHAYVFDHLVRERDPVRAPLNFGRTTRGATPAANGRIHNDYTEVSGRRRLSMILRDSDLIPFVQHFSIINIWRTLRGVVEDTPLALLDARSVASQDLVRGEVRYPHRNGEIYLVRNNPAHRWFYFPQMDRSHALVFKQYDSRTSGVARFIPHTAFDLPAIPADAPLRKSLEMRCLVVHA, encoded by the coding sequence ATGAATTCAGAAAGTGGATCGGCCGCCCTTCGCATTCAGGAAGCTGATGCCAGCCGTGGCGTCCATGCGCGCCTGAGCTATCTGTCCAGCCATTCGCGCGACCCGGTCAGCTATGCATTCACGCCACCGCCCGGCACGCCCTGGGAAAGCGCGCAATACGACCAGCAAGAGTGCTTCATCGCCGATGCCGGCGTCTATTCAGGACTGGGCATCGACACCAACGGCTTTGCGCTGTTGGATGCGCCCACCGCCTTGCGCAACCCGGACGATGCCGACGAGATCACCGCCCTTTGCTATGCCGAGGCCATCGAGATCGCGCTGGCGGTCACCGGCGGCACCCATGCCTACGTCTTCGATCACCTGGTGCGCGAGCGCGACCCGGTGCGGGCGCCGCTGAACTTTGGCCGCACCACGCGGGGCGCCACGCCAGCGGCCAATGGGCGCATCCACAATGACTATACCGAGGTGTCAGGGCGGCGGCGTCTGTCGATGATCTTGCGGGATTCCGACCTGATCCCTTTCGTCCAGCATTTTTCCATCATCAACATCTGGCGCACCCTGCGCGGCGTGGTCGAAGATACACCGCTGGCGCTGCTCGATGCGCGCAGTGTGGCAAGCCAGGACCTGGTGCGCGGCGAAGTGCGTTATCCCCACCGGAACGGCGAGATCTATCTGGTGCGTAACAATCCCGCACACCGCTGGTTTTATTTTCCACAGATGGATCGCAGCCATGCCCTGGTGTTCAAGCAATACGATTCCCGCACCAGCGGCGTAGCGCGCTTTATCCCACACACGGCCTTCGATCTTCCGGCCATCCCTGCCGATGCGCCTTTGCGCAAGAGCCTGGAGATGCGCTGCCTGGTGGTCCACGCATGA
- a CDS encoding ureidoglycolate lyase produces MKLLRYGPVGQEKPGILDQAGKIRDLSAHIKDVNGAVLDDASLEKIRKLDLNTLPVVEGNPRIGACVGNIGKFICIGLNYADHAAESNLPIPAEPVVFNKWTSAVVGPNDNVKIPRGSKKTDWEVELGVIIGKGGSYIDEKDAMSHVAGYCVVNDVSEREYQIERGGTWDKGKGCDTFGPIGPWLVTRDEVADPQKLGMWLEVDGKRYQNGNTSTMIFNVAHIVSYLSRFMSLQPGDVISTGTPPGVGMGVKPEAVYLRAGQTIRLGIDGLGEQEQKTIDA; encoded by the coding sequence ATGAAATTACTGCGTTACGGCCCGGTTGGGCAGGAAAAGCCCGGCATCCTGGATCAGGCTGGCAAGATTCGCGACCTGTCGGCGCATATCAAGGACGTCAACGGCGCCGTGCTGGACGATGCCTCGCTGGAAAAGATTCGCAAGCTCGACCTCAACACCCTGCCGGTGGTGGAAGGCAATCCCCGTATCGGCGCCTGTGTGGGCAATATCGGCAAGTTCATCTGCATCGGCCTGAACTACGCGGATCACGCCGCCGAATCCAACCTGCCCATCCCGGCCGAACCGGTGGTGTTCAACAAGTGGACCTCGGCCGTGGTCGGCCCCAATGACAACGTCAAGATCCCGCGCGGCTCCAAGAAGACCGACTGGGAAGTGGAACTGGGCGTGATCATCGGCAAGGGCGGCAGCTATATCGATGAGAAGGATGCGATGTCCCACGTGGCCGGCTATTGCGTGGTCAACGACGTCTCCGAGCGCGAATACCAGATCGAACGCGGTGGCACCTGGGACAAGGGCAAGGGCTGCGATACCTTCGGCCCCATCGGGCCCTGGCTGGTGACCCGCGATGAAGTGGCCGATCCGCAGAAGCTGGGCATGTGGCTGGAAGTGGATGGCAAGCGCTACCAGAACGGCAATACCAGCACCATGATCTTCAACGTGGCGCATATCGTGTCCTACCTGTCGCGCTTCATGAGCCTGCAGCCGGGCGATGTCATCTCCACCGGCACGCCGCCGGGCGTGGGCATGGGCGTCAAGCCGGAAGCGGTCTACCTGCGCGCTGGCCAGACCATTCGTCTGGGCATCGACGGTCTGGGCGAGCAAGAGCAGAAGACCATCGACGCATAA
- a CDS encoding LysR family transcriptional regulator, whose translation MSLPLAKLPPLDLLRGFVAVGRRMSFTLAAQDLFLTQSAVSRQVLLLEQYMQTPLLQRHHRSISFTPMGERLFRSADAALLQLQDSLGELRAAQAARPVTITASIGMTGLWLLPRLSRLQQQVPGVDVRVAASDSTIDLRHEGIDLALRYTRRVHAPADAIRLFGESVAPVAHPLLLKNGKLPADATLLEFDQANPHLRWKSWLDHESLGKAGKIGKLGTISKKARMLRLNQYDMVIQAALAGQGVALGRLELIAPQLEGGQLVLLADPRTQGDDGYAYWLIQAEPSPRREVQLIANWICAQARAGRSLIG comes from the coding sequence ATGAGCCTTCCCCTTGCCAAGCTGCCGCCCCTGGATCTGCTGCGCGGATTCGTCGCCGTGGGTCGCCGCATGAGCTTCACGCTGGCCGCGCAAGACCTGTTCCTGACGCAATCGGCGGTCAGTCGGCAGGTGCTGTTGCTGGAGCAGTACATGCAGACGCCATTGCTGCAGCGACATCATCGTTCGATCTCCTTCACGCCCATGGGCGAACGGCTCTTCCGCAGCGCCGACGCCGCCCTGCTGCAATTGCAGGACAGTCTGGGCGAGCTGCGCGCGGCCCAGGCGGCGCGGCCGGTCACCATCACCGCCAGCATCGGCATGACCGGACTGTGGCTCTTGCCGCGTCTGTCGCGGCTGCAGCAGCAAGTCCCGGGCGTGGACGTGCGCGTGGCCGCCAGCGACAGCACGATAGACCTGCGCCACGAAGGCATCGATCTGGCCTTGCGCTATACCAGGCGCGTCCATGCCCCCGCCGATGCGATCCGCCTGTTCGGCGAATCAGTGGCGCCGGTAGCCCATCCCTTGCTGCTCAAGAACGGCAAGTTGCCTGCCGACGCCACGCTGCTGGAATTCGACCAGGCCAACCCGCACCTGCGCTGGAAGTCCTGGCTGGACCATGAATCCCTGGGCAAGGCCGGCAAGATTGGCAAGCTCGGCACGATCAGCAAGAAGGCGCGCATGCTGCGCCTGAACCAGTACGACATGGTGATCCAGGCGGCCCTCGCCGGCCAGGGTGTGGCGCTGGGGCGGCTGGAACTGATCGCGCCGCAGCTGGAGGGCGGCCAACTGGTCTTGCTGGCTGATCCACGCACCCAAGGCGACGACGGCTACGCCTACTGGCTGATCCAGGCAGAGCCATCGCCGCGCCGCGAGGTGCAGTTGATCGCCAACTGGATCTGCGCGCAGGCCAGGGCCGGCCGCAGCCTCATCGGCTGA